The following are encoded together in the Triticum dicoccoides isolate Atlit2015 ecotype Zavitan chromosome 6B, WEW_v2.0, whole genome shotgun sequence genome:
- the LOC119320073 gene encoding peroxidase 70-like: MASSSSCRAWHCLLAVFLLSSTAYGQLSPSFYDTSCPTLQRTVRATVTKALRAERRMGASLLRLHFHDCFVQGCDGSILLDDVAGSFVGEKTAFPNVNSVRGYEVIDQIKKDVELVCPGVVSCADIAALAARDGTSLLGGPSWAVLLGRQDSTTASMMEANSDLPAPSLNLDGLIAAFAKKQLSPRDLTALSGAHTVGFSQCQNFRGHIYNDTNIDPAFATLRQRTCPATAPAGDTNLAPFDVQTPLVFDNAYYRNLVARRGLLHLDQELFNGASQDALVSQYAANRALFVADFATAMIKMGNLAPPTGAVTQIRRNCRVVNS; encoded by the exons ATGGCTTCCAGCTCCAGCTGCAGGGCATGGCATTGCTTGCTTgccgtcttcctcctctcctccaccgcGTACGGGCAACTCTCGCCGTCGTTCTACGACACGAGCTGCCCGACGCTGCAGCGCACCGTGCGTGCCACGGTGACGAAGGCACTCCGCGCCGAGCGCCGAATGGGCGCCTCCCTCCTCAGGCTCCACTTCCACGACTGCTTCGTTCAG GGCTGTGACGGATCCATTCTCTTGGATGACGTGGCTGGTAGCTTCGTCGGCGAGAAGACGGCGTTTCCGAACGTGAATTCGGTGCGGGGCTACGAGGTGATCGACCAGATCAAGAAGGACGTGGAGCTGGTCTGCCCCGGcgtcgtctcctgcgccgacatcgCCGCCCTCGCAGCACGGGACGGCACTTCTCTG CTTGGCGGCCCCAGCTGGGCGGTGCTGCTCGGCCGGCAGGACTCGACGACGGCGAGCATGATGGAGGCCAACAGCGACCTCCCAGCGCCCAGCTTAAACCTGGACGGGCTCATCGCCGCGTTCGCCAAGAAGCAGCTGAGCCCGCGCGACCTCACGGCGCTCTCCGGCGCGCACACCGTCGGCTTCTCGCAGTGCCAGAACTTCCGTGGCCACATCTACAACGACACCAACATCGACCCGGCGTTCGCCACGCTGCGCCAGCGCACCTGCCCCGCGACGGCCCCCGCCGGCGACACCAACCTGGCGCCGTTCGACGTGCAGACGCCGCTCGTCTTCGACAACGCCTACTACCGCAACCTGGTCGCCAGGCGTGGCTTGCTGCACTTGGACCAGGAGCTCTTCAACGGCGCCTCCCAGGACGCGCTGGTGAGCCAGTACGCCGCCAACCGGGCGCTCTTCGTGGCCGACTTCGCGACGGCGATGATCAAGATGGGGAACCTCGCCCCGCCCACCGGAGCCGTCACCCAGATCAGGCGCAACTGCAGGGTGGTCAACAGCTGA